One Candidatus Hydrogenedentota bacterium genomic window, GCCAACCACATTTCACGCTTCCTCTACGACGCATCGATGGTATTGAGCAAGGAGAAGCGGGACACCTTTGAGACCGGGCTGATCCACGGCGACTGGCACGGCGGCAACCTGCTCTATGTAGGCGAACAACTCACCGCGGTGCTCGATCTCGAATTCGCCGGCGACGGCTGCTATCTCGAAGACATCGCGTACGCTATTTCCAACCTGTGCATCCGCACGACCCTCAGCGACGAGAAAATGAGCCACCGCGTCAACGTGCTTCTGGACAGCTACCAGGCCTATCGCACCCTGACCTACAACGAACTCGTGGCCCTGTTCTACGCCGTCGGCGTAAAGCACGTCACCACCGTGTCCTACCAGGCGCCCCAGATGGGCGGCACCGTCGCGGGCTACACGGCCGCCCAGTGGCTCCACCGCCTCGCGGTGCAATGCCGCTGGCTCGCCGAACAATCGCGCAAAGCCCGCTGGGGCGAGTAGCAAGCGAAGAACTTTGCCCTGCGCAACTGAGCTCCCTTGACCCCTCCTTCACTACTCCCGTAAACTCTTGACAATACGGCGGCGAGTTCGGGAGGCGCCCGTTCTTCGCGCGCACGTCAATGGCAAATGGGAAAGGGTTCGACAATGAACCGATATGGTGCGGAATTCCTGGGTACGTTCTGGCTGGTTTTGGGTGGTTGCGGAAGCGCGGTGCTGGCCGCGGCCTTCCCGGAAGTCGGCATTGGCCTCCTCGGCGTTTCTTTCGCCTTCGGCCTCACGGTGCTGACGATGGCCTACTCCATCGGCCACATCTCGGGCTGTCACCTGAACCCGGCGGTGTCCATCGGCCTCGCGGCGGGCGGTCGCTTTCCCGCGAAGGATCTTCCGGCCTACATCATCTCTCAGGTGCTCGGCGCCATCGCAGCGGGCGGCGTGCTGTACGTCATCGCGACGGGTAAAGTCGGCGCGGAGATTGGCGGCTTCGCCTCCAACGGCTTCGGGGAACATTCTCCCGGCGGCTACTCCATGGTGGCCGCGCTCGTCACTGAAATCGTCATGACGGCCTTCTTCCTCTTCATCATAATGGGCTCCACCGACGACCGCGCGCCCAAGGGCTTCGCCCCCATCGCCATCGGCCTGGGGCTCACCCTGATCCACTTGATCAGCATCCCCGTTACCAACACCTCCGTCAACCCCGCCCGCAGCACCGGCGTGGCCCTTTTCGTCGGCGATTGGGCCATCGCCCAGTTGTGGCTCTTCTGGGTTGCCCCCATCATCGGCGCGGTCATCGGCGCGGTGGCCTACAAGGCGCTGGCCGAGTCGAAGTCCTGAGCAAGCGCGCGACGCGCTTGCCTTCTTCTTAAGGTGCTCATCGGACGGATTGGACCGATCAGACTGATCAGATCAGTCCGATCCGTCCGATCCGTCCGATGATCTTTTGCACCGCCCGGCACGCCCCGTGCATACTCCAGTGGCCCCCTTCACCAACCGGAGCCGCACCCATGACCTTCACACGCACCGCGACCCTCCTCGCAACCATGGCCCTCGCCTTCACAGCCCAGGCTGGAGACCCTGATAGCGAATGGCGCTATTACGGTCAGGATCCCGGCGGCGCGCGGTACTCTCCCCTGGATCAGATCAACCGCGACAATGTCGGCGCCCTCGAACGCGCCTGGACCTGTCGCACGGGTGATATCGGCCCCGGCAAAACCCACTACGCGGAATGCACGCCGCTGATCGTGGACGGTGTGATGTACGTGATCACGCCCTTCTCGCGACTCATCGCCATTGATGCAACGACGGGCGAAGAAGCCTGGCGCTTTACGCCCGAACCGCCGCTGGACCTGAAAGAGACGGCGGGCGGCGGTCTGGCCAGCCGGGGTGTCACCTACTGGAAATCCGGCACGAAAGAGCGCATCTTCCTGCCCGTGCGGGATGGACGCGTCTATTCTATCGACATTAAGACGCGCCGGCCCGATCCCGTTTTCGCCGACGCGGGCTGCCTGAACCTCCGCGCGGGCATCCCGGATGGCGGCGCCTTCTTCTTCCTCAGTTCGCCCCCCGCAGTCTGCAAGGACGTACTCCTCCAGCCTTACGGCATCGACGATACTTCAGCGCGGCGCCTGCACTATGTGCCCCTGCGCGCCTTCGACGCCCACACGGGCAAGCCCGCCTGGACCTTTAACACGGTGCCCCAACCGGGCCAGTTCGGCAACGACACCTGGGGCGGTGATAGCTGGAAGAACCGCGCGGGCTGCAACCCCTGGGCTCCCATCAGTGCGGACCTGGATCGTGGCATTTTCTACGTACCCGTGGGCGCGCCCAACAGCGACAAAGTGGGCGTAGACCGCCCCGGCGACAATCTCTTCGGCAATTCCATCGTGGCGTTGAACGCGCTCAACGGCGAACGCCTCTGGCACTTTCAGATCGTCCACCACGACCTATGGGACTATGATGCCCCCGCCATGCCCAGCCTTTTCGAAATCGAGCGAAATGGCGAAGCAATTCCGGCGGTGGCTGTCGTGGGCAAGCACGGCCAGACCTTCACCTTCAATCGCGTAAGCGGCGAGCCGCTGTTCCCCATCGAAGAGCGGCCCGTTCCGGCGAGTGACGTGCCGGGTGAAGTGGCTTCGCCCACGCAGCCTTTCCCCACGAAGCCTCCCGCCTTTTCGCGCAACCGCATGAGCCGGGATGACCTCCATTCAACCGACTCCGACAAGCTCACAGAGCTTCAAGCCTTCTATGACACCTTGCGCTCCGAAGGTCCCTTCACGCCGCCGTCGGCCCAGGGCTCCGTGGTCATCCCCGGTCAGCTCGGCGGCGCCAACTGGTCCGGCGCGGCCATCGCACCCGGCGGGATGATGTACATCACGGCCAACGAGCTCCCCTACGTCACCTCCATCAAGCCCAGCGACGGACCCTTTGGTTTTACGCCGAGCGCACGTCACTTTCTCGATAGCAAAGGCAAACCCGCGATCAAACCACCCTGGGGCACCCTCACCAAGATCGATCTCGCGAAGGGTGAACTGGTCTGGCAGAAGCCGCTGGGCAATTTCGCGGAGCTCAACCTGGGCGAAGAGCCGACCGGCACAATGAACTTCGGCGGCGGCACGGTGACGGCGGGCGGGCTCTTCTTCGTGGCGGCGGCGCTCGATGCAAAGCTCCGCGCCTTCGATATGGAGAGCGGCGAGGTGTTGGCCGAGTTTCCCCTCGAAGTTCCGGGCCAGGGCGCACCGGTGACGTGGCTCGGTGCGGACGGCAGGCAGTACGTGG contains:
- the aqpZ gene encoding aquaporin Z, translated to MNRYGAEFLGTFWLVLGGCGSAVLAAAFPEVGIGLLGVSFAFGLTVLTMAYSIGHISGCHLNPAVSIGLAAGGRFPAKDLPAYIISQVLGAIAAGGVLYVIATGKVGAEIGGFASNGFGEHSPGGYSMVAALVTEIVMTAFFLFIIMGSTDDRAPKGFAPIAIGLGLTLIHLISIPVTNTSVNPARSTGVALFVGDWAIAQLWLFWVAPIIGAVIGAVAYKALAESKS
- a CDS encoding pyrroloquinoline quinone-dependent dehydrogenase, yielding MTFTRTATLLATMALAFTAQAGDPDSEWRYYGQDPGGARYSPLDQINRDNVGALERAWTCRTGDIGPGKTHYAECTPLIVDGVMYVITPFSRLIAIDATTGEEAWRFTPEPPLDLKETAGGGLASRGVTYWKSGTKERIFLPVRDGRVYSIDIKTRRPDPVFADAGCLNLRAGIPDGGAFFFLSSPPAVCKDVLLQPYGIDDTSARRLHYVPLRAFDAHTGKPAWTFNTVPQPGQFGNDTWGGDSWKNRAGCNPWAPISADLDRGIFYVPVGAPNSDKVGVDRPGDNLFGNSIVALNALNGERLWHFQIVHHDLWDYDAPAMPSLFEIERNGEAIPAVAVVGKHGQTFTFNRVSGEPLFPIEERPVPASDVPGEVASPTQPFPTKPPAFSRNRMSRDDLHSTDSDKLTELQAFYDTLRSEGPFTPPSAQGSVVIPGQLGGANWSGAAIAPGGMMYITANELPYVTSIKPSDGPFGFTPSARHFLDSKGKPAIKPPWGTLTKIDLAKGELVWQKPLGNFAELNLGEEPTGTMNFGGGTVTAGGLFFVAAALDAKLRAFDMESGEVLAEFPLEVPGQGAPVTWLGADGRQYVAVFAGGGGKAGSPSGDYVIAFRLPGNP